A DNA window from Camelina sativa cultivar DH55 chromosome 17, Cs, whole genome shotgun sequence contains the following coding sequences:
- the LOC104754717 gene encoding UDP-glycosyltransferase 74E2, producing MGEGSHVIVLPFPGQGHITPMSQLCKRLASKGLQLTLVLVSDKPTPPYKTEHDSITVFPIPNGFQDGEKPLEDLDDYMERVETSIKNSLPKLIEDMKLSGNSPSALVYDSTMPWLLDVAHNYGLRGAVFFTQPWLVTAIYYHVFNGSFSVPPTKYGHSTLASFPSFPMLSANDLPSFLCESSSYPNILRIVVDQLSNIDRVDILLCNTFDKLEEKVLKWVQSLWPVLNIGPMVPSMYLDKRLSEDKNYGFSLFNAKVTECIEWLNSKQPNSVVYVSFGSLVILKEDQMMELAAGLKQTGRFFLWVVRETETDKIPRNFVEEIGEKGLIVSWSPQLEVLAHRSIGCFLTHCGWNSMSEGLSLGVPMIGMPHWTDQPTNAKFMEDVWKVGVRVKAEGDGLVRREEIVRRVGEVMEGEKGKEIRKNAEKWKVLAQEAVSEGGSSDKSIDEFVSMF from the exons atgggaGAGGGATCTCATGTTATCGTTCTGCCTTTCCCAGGCCAAGGACACATAACTCCAATGTCCCAGTTGTGCAAACGCTTAGCTTCAAAAGGTCTTCAGCTCACTCTTGTCCTCGTCTCCGACAAGCCCACGCCTCCATACAAAACAGAACACGACTCAATCACTGTCTTCCCTATCCCCAATGGCTTCCAAGACGGCGAAAAGCCTTTAGAAGACCTCGATGATTACATGGAAAGAGTAGAAACCAGCATCAAAAACAGCTTACCGAAGTTGATTGAAGACATGAAACTGTCTGGAAATTCTCCTAGTGCTCTGGTGTACGACTCCACCATGCCATGGCTTCTTGATGTAGCCCATAATTATGGTTTGAGGGGTGCCGTCTTTTTCACGCAACCTTGGCTTGTAACAGCTATTTACTACCATGTTTTCAATGGTTCATTCTCTGTACCGCCAACAAAGTATGGTCACTCTACGTTAGCATCTTTCCCGTCGTTCCCGATGCTGAGTGCGAATGATTTGCCGTCTTTCCTCTGCGAATCGTCCTCTTACCCTAATATACTAAGGATTGTGGTCGATCAGCTCTCCAACATTGATCGAGTCGACATTTTGTTGTGCAACACTTTCGATAAATTGGAAGAAAAG GTATTGAAATGGGTCCAAAGCTTGTGGCCAGTCTTGAATATTGGACCAATGGTTCCATCGATGTATTTAGACAAACGACTGTCTGAAGACAAAAATTACGGATTTAGCCTCTTCAATGCAAAAGTCACTGAATGCATCGAGTGGCTAAACTCAAAGCAGCCTAATTCTGTTGTCTACGTATCATTCGGAAGTTTGGTGATTCTAAAAGAAGATCAAATGATGGAACTCGCTGCGGGTCTAAAACAGACCGGACGTTTCTTTTTGTGGGTTgtgagagagacagagacggACAAAATCCCAAGAAACTTTGTAGAGGAAATAGGTGAGAAGGGACTAATCGTGAGCTGGAGCCCTCAGCTTGAAGTACTTGCACATAGATCCATCGGTTGTTTCTTGACAcactgtggatggaactcgaTGTCAGAGGGATTGAGTTTGGGAGTTCCGATGATTGGTATGCCACATTGGACAGATCAGCCCACAAATGCAAAGTTTATGGAGGATGTGTGGAAGGTTGGGGTTAGGGTTAAAGCAGAAGGTGATGGGTtagtgagaagagaagagattgtGAGACGTGTGGGTGAAGTAATGGAAGGGGAGAAAGGGAAAGAGATTAGAAAAAATGCTGAGAAATGGAAAGTGTTAGCTCAAGAGGCTGTTTCTGAAGGAGGTAGCTCTGATAAGAGCATCGATGagtttgtttcaatgttttga
- the LOC104754721 gene encoding probable LRR receptor-like serine/threonine-protein kinase At1g05700 isoform X1 → METFRFLNLIYSATFGLCLIVSVYAQDQSGFISIDCGIPSGSSYKDDATGIDYVSDSSFVETGVSKSIPLTAQRQLQTLRSFPEGSRNCYTLIPNQGKGKKYLIRASFMYGNYDGENGSPEFDLFLGGNIWETVLLSNGSVVVSKEVVYLSQSEKIFVCLGNKGKGTPFISTLELRFLGNDNTTYESPNGALFFSRRWDFGSLMDSPVRYDDDVYDRIWIPRNFGYCREINTSLPVISNNNSYNLSSLVMSTAMTSTNTTRPITMTLENSDPNVRYFVYMHFAEVEDLSLKPNQTREFDISVNGVTVAAGFSPKYLQTNTVFLNPESQTEIGFSLVRTPKSTLPPIVNALEIYIANSFSQSLTNQEDGDAVTNLKASYKVKKNWQGDPCLPNDYIWEGLNCSYDSLTPPRITSLNLSSSGLTGHISPSFSNLTMIQELDLSNNGLTGDIPEFLSKLKFLRVLNLEKNKLTGSVPSELLERSKSGSFSLHVGENPDLCSEISCGKSKSKKLVIPLVASFAAMFILLLLSGVFWRVKNRRKKSVNSAVEKNAENGARNNLMARSENKLLFTFADVVKMTNNFGRVLGKGGFGTVYHGYYNNLQVAVKLLSETSAQGFKEFRSEVEVLVRVHHVNLTALIGYFHDGDQMGLIYEFMANGNMADHLAGKYDHTLSWTQRLQIALDAAQGLEYLHCGCKPAIVHRDVKTSNILLNDKNRAKLADFGLSRSFHTESRSHVSTLVAGTPGYLDPLCFETNGLNEKSDIYSFGVVLLEIITGKTAISASQTKRVHVSDWVISILRSTNDVNNVIDPKMGKDIDANSVWKVVELALASVYVSDRPHMQLIVIGLKECLEREENYKNY, encoded by the exons ATGGAAACATTTCGTTTTCTCAACTTGATCTATTCAGCCACGTTTGGATTGTGTCTCATCGTTTCGGTTTATGCACAAGACCAAtcag GTTTCATAAGCATCGATTGTGGTATCCCAAGTGGATCATCGTACAAAGACGACGCAACGGGTATAGACTACGTCTCAGATTCATCCTTTGTTGAAACCGGAGTCTCCAAATCGATCCCCTTAACAGCTCAAAGACAGCTTCAAACCCTAAGGAGCTTTCCTGAAGGTTCTAGAAACTGCTACACACTGATTCCAAATCAGGGGAAGGGCAAGAAATATCTCATAAGAGCTAGTTTCATGTACGGTAACTACGACGGAGAAAATGGTTCACCCGAGTTTGATCTGTTTCTTGGTGGTAATATTTGGGAAACTGTCTTGCTCAGCAATGGATCGGTCGTTGTATCCAAAGAGGTCGTTTACTTGAGCCAATCtgagaaaatatttgtttgtttgggaAACAAAGGCAAAGGAACTCCATTTATCTCGACTTTGGAGCTTAGGTTTCTCGGAAACGACAACACGACATATGAATCTCCAAACGGTGCTCTGTTCTTCTCCAGACGCTGGGACTTTGGCTCCCTCATGGATTCACCTGTCAG atatgatgatgatgtgtaCGACAGAATCTGGATACCTCGCAACTTTGGCTATTGTAGAGAGATTAATACCTCACTTCCAGTGATCTCAAACAACAATAGTTACAACCTTTCCAGTTTGGTGATGAGTACAGCGATGACTTCAACAAACACAACAAGACCCATCACAATGACTTTGGAAAACAGTGATCCAAATGTGAGGTACTTTGTTTACATGCACTTCGCCGAGGTTGAAGATCTTAGTCTCAAACCAAACCAGACCAGAGAGTTCGATATCAGCGTTAACGGTGTGACAGTTGCTGCTGGCTTCAGCCCCAAGTATCTTCAAACTAACACTGTTTTTCTAAACCCTGAGAGCCAAACGGAGATTGGGTTTTCTCTCGTAAGAACTCCCAAGTCTACTCTTCCGCCAATCGTTAACGCTCTAGAGATCTATATTGCAAACAGTTTCTCGCAGTCTCTCACTAACCAAGAGGATG GTGACGCGGTTACAAATCTAAAGGCGAGTTACAAAGTAAAGAAGAACTGGCAAGGAGATCCATGTTTACCTAATGACTATATTTGGGAGGGCCTTAATTGTAGTTATGATAGTCTTACCCCTCCTAGAATCACATCACT GAACTTATCATCTAGCGGGTTAACGGGTCACATATCTCCATCCTTCTCTAACCTCACAATGATTCAGGAGCT GGACTTATCAAACAACGGCTTAACTGGAGACATTCCAGAGTTTCTGTCAAAACTGAAGTTCTTGAGGGTTTT AAATCTAGAGAAGAATAAGCTAACCGGTTCAGTCCCATCCGAGTTATTAGAGAGATCAAAGAGCGGATCATTCTCGCTACATGTCGGAGAGAATCCAGACCTATGTTCTGAGATTTCTTGCGGAAAAAGCAAGAGTAAAAAACTCGTGATCCCGCTGGTCGCATCATTTGCAGCAATGTTCATTCTCTTGTTATTGTCTGGTGTGTTTTGGAGAGTCAAGAACCGGAGAAAGAAGTCCG TAAACTCTGCGGTGGAAAAAAATGCAGAAAACGGAGCAAGAAACAATCTAATGGCGAGATCGGAGAACAAGTTATTATTTACCTTTGCAGACGTCGTAAAGATGACAAATAACTTCGGTCGAGTCCTCGGCAAAGGAGGTTTTGGAACAGTCTACCATGGCTACTATAACAACCTTCAAGTCGCTGTTAAACTTTTATCAGAAACATCAGCTCAAGGATTCAAAGAGTTTCGCTCCGAG GTTGAAGTTCTTGTGAGAGTTCATCACGTAAACCTCACTGCGCTGATCGGTTATTTCCATGATGGTGATCAAATGGGATTGATCTATGAGTTCATGGCTAACGGGAACATGGCAGATCATCTCGCGGGAAAGTATGACCATACATTGAGCTGGACTCAACGGCTTCAGATTGCACTTGATGCAGCACAAG GGCTTGAGTATCTTCACTGTGGATGCAAACCTGCGATAGTTCACAGAGATGTGAAAACTTCCAACATATTGTTGAAcgataaaaacagagcaaagctTGCGGATTTTGGACTCTCCCGGAGTTTTCATACAGAGAGTCGTTCTCACGTATCCACTCTAGTCGCTGGAACTCCCGGATATCTCGACCCGCT ATGCTTTGAGACAAATGGGTTAAACGAGAAGAGTGACATATACAGCTTTGGAGTTGTTCTGTTAGAGATCATTACGGGGAAAACAGCGATCAGTGCTTCACAAACGAAGCGTGTTCATGTGAGTGATTGGGTGATATCGATCTTGAGGTCTACGAATGATGTGAACAATGTAATAGACCCGAAGATGGGAAAAGATATTGATGCAAACTCTGTATGGAAAGTTGTGGAGCTAGCTTTAGCCTCAGTATACGTCTCTGACAGGCCACACATGCAACTGATTGTTATAGGGTTGAAAGAGTgccttgaaagagaagaaaattacaAGAACTATTGA
- the LOC104754721 gene encoding probable LRR receptor-like serine/threonine-protein kinase At1g05700 isoform X2, protein METFRFLNLIYSATFGLCLIVSVYAQDQSGFISIDCGIPSGSSYKDDATGIDYVSDSSFVETGVSKSIPLTAQRQLQTLRSFPEGSRNCYTLIPNQGKGKKYLIRASFMYGNYDGENGSPEFDLFLGGNIWETVLLSNGSVVVSKEVVYLSQSEKIFVCLGNKGKGTPFISTLELRFLGNDNTTYESPNGALFFSRRWDFGSLMDSPVRYDDDVYDRIWIPRNFGYCREINTSLPVISNNNSYNLSSLVMSTAMTSTNTTRPITMTLENSDPNVRYFVYMHFAEVEDLSLKPNQTREFDISVNGVTVAAGFSPKYLQTNTVFLNPESQTEIGFSLVRTPKSTLPPIVNALEIYIANSFSQSLTNQEDGDAVTNLKASYKVKKNWQGDPCLPNDYIWEGLNCSYDSLTPPRITSLNLSSSGLTGHISPSFSNLTMIQELDLSNNGLTGDIPEFLSKLKFLRVLNLEKNKLTGSVPSELLERSKSGSFSLHVGENPDLCSEISCGKSKSKKLVIPLVASFAAMFILLLLSGVFWRVKNRRKKSENGARNNLMARSENKLLFTFADVVKMTNNFGRVLGKGGFGTVYHGYYNNLQVAVKLLSETSAQGFKEFRSEVEVLVRVHHVNLTALIGYFHDGDQMGLIYEFMANGNMADHLAGKYDHTLSWTQRLQIALDAAQGLEYLHCGCKPAIVHRDVKTSNILLNDKNRAKLADFGLSRSFHTESRSHVSTLVAGTPGYLDPLCFETNGLNEKSDIYSFGVVLLEIITGKTAISASQTKRVHVSDWVISILRSTNDVNNVIDPKMGKDIDANSVWKVVELALASVYVSDRPHMQLIVIGLKECLEREENYKNY, encoded by the exons ATGGAAACATTTCGTTTTCTCAACTTGATCTATTCAGCCACGTTTGGATTGTGTCTCATCGTTTCGGTTTATGCACAAGACCAAtcag GTTTCATAAGCATCGATTGTGGTATCCCAAGTGGATCATCGTACAAAGACGACGCAACGGGTATAGACTACGTCTCAGATTCATCCTTTGTTGAAACCGGAGTCTCCAAATCGATCCCCTTAACAGCTCAAAGACAGCTTCAAACCCTAAGGAGCTTTCCTGAAGGTTCTAGAAACTGCTACACACTGATTCCAAATCAGGGGAAGGGCAAGAAATATCTCATAAGAGCTAGTTTCATGTACGGTAACTACGACGGAGAAAATGGTTCACCCGAGTTTGATCTGTTTCTTGGTGGTAATATTTGGGAAACTGTCTTGCTCAGCAATGGATCGGTCGTTGTATCCAAAGAGGTCGTTTACTTGAGCCAATCtgagaaaatatttgtttgtttgggaAACAAAGGCAAAGGAACTCCATTTATCTCGACTTTGGAGCTTAGGTTTCTCGGAAACGACAACACGACATATGAATCTCCAAACGGTGCTCTGTTCTTCTCCAGACGCTGGGACTTTGGCTCCCTCATGGATTCACCTGTCAG atatgatgatgatgtgtaCGACAGAATCTGGATACCTCGCAACTTTGGCTATTGTAGAGAGATTAATACCTCACTTCCAGTGATCTCAAACAACAATAGTTACAACCTTTCCAGTTTGGTGATGAGTACAGCGATGACTTCAACAAACACAACAAGACCCATCACAATGACTTTGGAAAACAGTGATCCAAATGTGAGGTACTTTGTTTACATGCACTTCGCCGAGGTTGAAGATCTTAGTCTCAAACCAAACCAGACCAGAGAGTTCGATATCAGCGTTAACGGTGTGACAGTTGCTGCTGGCTTCAGCCCCAAGTATCTTCAAACTAACACTGTTTTTCTAAACCCTGAGAGCCAAACGGAGATTGGGTTTTCTCTCGTAAGAACTCCCAAGTCTACTCTTCCGCCAATCGTTAACGCTCTAGAGATCTATATTGCAAACAGTTTCTCGCAGTCTCTCACTAACCAAGAGGATG GTGACGCGGTTACAAATCTAAAGGCGAGTTACAAAGTAAAGAAGAACTGGCAAGGAGATCCATGTTTACCTAATGACTATATTTGGGAGGGCCTTAATTGTAGTTATGATAGTCTTACCCCTCCTAGAATCACATCACT GAACTTATCATCTAGCGGGTTAACGGGTCACATATCTCCATCCTTCTCTAACCTCACAATGATTCAGGAGCT GGACTTATCAAACAACGGCTTAACTGGAGACATTCCAGAGTTTCTGTCAAAACTGAAGTTCTTGAGGGTTTT AAATCTAGAGAAGAATAAGCTAACCGGTTCAGTCCCATCCGAGTTATTAGAGAGATCAAAGAGCGGATCATTCTCGCTACATGTCGGAGAGAATCCAGACCTATGTTCTGAGATTTCTTGCGGAAAAAGCAAGAGTAAAAAACTCGTGATCCCGCTGGTCGCATCATTTGCAGCAATGTTCATTCTCTTGTTATTGTCTGGTGTGTTTTGGAGAGTCAAGAACCGGAGAAAGAAGTCCG AAAACGGAGCAAGAAACAATCTAATGGCGAGATCGGAGAACAAGTTATTATTTACCTTTGCAGACGTCGTAAAGATGACAAATAACTTCGGTCGAGTCCTCGGCAAAGGAGGTTTTGGAACAGTCTACCATGGCTACTATAACAACCTTCAAGTCGCTGTTAAACTTTTATCAGAAACATCAGCTCAAGGATTCAAAGAGTTTCGCTCCGAG GTTGAAGTTCTTGTGAGAGTTCATCACGTAAACCTCACTGCGCTGATCGGTTATTTCCATGATGGTGATCAAATGGGATTGATCTATGAGTTCATGGCTAACGGGAACATGGCAGATCATCTCGCGGGAAAGTATGACCATACATTGAGCTGGACTCAACGGCTTCAGATTGCACTTGATGCAGCACAAG GGCTTGAGTATCTTCACTGTGGATGCAAACCTGCGATAGTTCACAGAGATGTGAAAACTTCCAACATATTGTTGAAcgataaaaacagagcaaagctTGCGGATTTTGGACTCTCCCGGAGTTTTCATACAGAGAGTCGTTCTCACGTATCCACTCTAGTCGCTGGAACTCCCGGATATCTCGACCCGCT ATGCTTTGAGACAAATGGGTTAAACGAGAAGAGTGACATATACAGCTTTGGAGTTGTTCTGTTAGAGATCATTACGGGGAAAACAGCGATCAGTGCTTCACAAACGAAGCGTGTTCATGTGAGTGATTGGGTGATATCGATCTTGAGGTCTACGAATGATGTGAACAATGTAATAGACCCGAAGATGGGAAAAGATATTGATGCAAACTCTGTATGGAAAGTTGTGGAGCTAGCTTTAGCCTCAGTATACGTCTCTGACAGGCCACACATGCAACTGATTGTTATAGGGTTGAAAGAGTgccttgaaagagaagaaaattacaAGAACTATTGA
- the LOC104759087 gene encoding uncharacterized protein At4g04775-like, whose translation MHPMYSSSSSGLKASYSRRGQERGIPRKCRCGAVSVIKTSETLKNPGRIFYCCPYGSKENSGHLFKWTDLSMVEEMEEVESVVEKIQVDVGSLEKGLHDVEAEMKSLAMKSNGSEIEGIKAVAQGCEKEIGELKAMIVCCEKEIQALRSFKNLIVCIVVMFVLYALIF comes from the exons ATGCATCCAATGTATTCATCATCTAGTTCGG GGTTGAAAGCGAGCTACAGTCGTCGTGGACAAGAAAGAGGGATACCTAGAAAATGTAGATGTGGTGCAGTGTCTGTAATCAAGACTTCAGAAACATTGAAGAATCCAGGGAGGATATTTTATTGTTGTCCTTATGGCTCAAAGGAGAATAGTGGTCATTTGTTCAAATGGACTGATTTATCTATGGTGGAAGAGATGGAAGAGGTTGAGAGTGTTGTTGAGAAGATACAAGTAGATGTGGGAAGCTTAGAGAAAGGCTTACATGATGTGGAAGCTGAGATGAAGAGTCTAGCAATGAAAAGCAATGGAAGTGAAATAGAAGGCATAAAAGCTGTTGCACAAGGATGTGAGAAGGAGATTGGAGAACTCAAAGCCATGATCGTTTGTTGTGAGAAAGAGATTCAAGCATTACGTAGCTtcaaaaatttgattgtgtGTATTGTAGTCATGTTTGTGCTATATGCTTTAATCTTTTAA
- the LOC104754719 gene encoding BTB/POZ and TAZ domain-containing protein 3, with translation MACSDGTFTRVFDIGVEGEESFYAPGDDIFTQPLTMSITKNIPKPPPLPCFTFQRFQASRRTPSSLSRLVVPKEAVETWDKLFKEGFGSDTYVEIDNKSRFLAHSSVLAAASPVMAKLLNKSRDKNGKTYLKIFGVPYEAVYMFIRFLYSSCYEEEEMKKFVLHLLVLSHCYSIPSLKRVCIEVLDNGWVNKENVIDVLQLARNCDATRICFVCFSMVIKDFKSVSSTEGWKVMKRANPLLEQELVEAVIEADTRKQERRRKLEDRKVYLQLYEAMEALVHICSEGCGTIGPRDKALKGSQTVCKFPACKGIEGALRHFLGCKSRASCPHCKRMWQLLQLHSCICGDSDSCKVPLCWNFKVKMKKLSKKEESTWRLLVENIITAKNSLGPFSLPSRPSVLR, from the exons ATGGCTTGTTCTGATGGTACATTCACGCGAGTGTTTGATATAGGAGTAGAAGGAGAAGAGTCTTTCTATGCTCCTGGTGATGATATCTTCACTCAACCACTAACGATGTCTATTACCAAGAACATTCCAAAACCTCCCCCTCTTCCTTGTTTTACCTTCCAGCGTTTTCAAGCTTCCAGAAGGACACCTTCAAGCTTATCCCGCCTTGTTGTACCCAAAGAAGCAGTAGAAACTTGGGACAAGCTTTTCAAGGAAGGATTTGGATCAGATACCTATGTTGAAATCGATAACAAATCTCGGTTTCTAGCTCATTCAAGTGTCTTG GCTGCAGCCTCACCCGTTATGGCGAAACTTTTGAACAAATCAAGggataaaaatgggaaaacatACCTCAAAATCTTCGGAGTGCCTTATGAAGCAGTTTACATGTTCATTCGGTTTCTATACTCTTCCTG CTACGAGGAGGAAGAAATGAAGAAGTTTGTGCTCCACTTATTGGTTCTGTCACACTGCTACTCTATACCATCTCTTAAAAGAGTTTGTATAGAGGTTCTCGATAATGGATGGGTTAACAAGGAGAATGTGATCGATGTGCTTCAATTGGCGCGGAACTGCGATGCGACTAGGATTTGCTTTGTATGTTTCTCAATGGTCATCAAAGACTTCAAATCTGTATCATCAACAGAGGGATGGAAAGTGATGAAACGAGCTAATCCTCTGCTTGAACAAGAGCTCGTTGAGGCAGTCATTGAAGCAGACACTCGGAAacaagagagaaggagaaaactTGAAGACAGAAAAGTGTATCTGCAGCTTTATGAAGCCATGGAAGCTCTTGTTCACATATGTAGTGAAGGTTGTGGGACAATTGGACCTCGCGATAAGGCTCTTAAAGGAAGCCAAACCGTGTGTAAGTTCCCGGCGTGTAAAGGGATTGAAGGTGCACTCAGACATTTCTTGGGATGCAAGTCTAGGGCTTCATGTCCTCATTGCAAAAGGATGTGGCAGCTTCTTCAGCTTCACTCTTGTATCTGTGGGGATTCAGATTCTTGCAAAGTCCCTCTCTGCTG GAATTTCAAGGTGAAAATGAAGAAGCTTagcaagaaagaagaatctaCATGGCGATTGCTTGTAGAGAACATTATTACGGCGAAGAACAGTCTCGGGCCGTTCTCTTTACCTTCACGTCCTTCTGTTTTGAGATAA